In the genome of Carya illinoinensis cultivar Pawnee chromosome 13, C.illinoinensisPawnee_v1, whole genome shotgun sequence, the window caacaaaaattttaaattgtggAAAAATAGTTGACACACTCGATTTGGTAGCCATGGGACAAAACCACATGTATTTCGTGTAGTGGTCCACAAAAAGAAGATAACAACGAGACCATCAAGACCCGTTGAGTGTGCGGGACCCCAAACATCCgtataaataatttcaagtGGACCAGTACTCAAAAGACTAGTTGTGCGAAAAGGTTGTTGGTGAGATTTATTAATAGAACAAGAACGACATAACATGGACATTTTATTTGTAGTGGTAGGAAGAGAAAAAgtagaaacaagatttttaacaATGGGATAGGAAGGATGACCAAGACGCTTGTGCCACCCATCAAGCGACGTCCGTTCATGCACATTAGCAaccttttttgaaaaatttcccACAAGTGATTCCGGAAAGATGTAAATGCCGTTCTCACATGAACCTCTTAGTAGGATCGCCCCCGTGATCGGttccttcacaagaaaataagATGGGTGAAACTCAACATATACATTATTTTGTGAGGTAAAATGATGAAcagaaatcaaattttttttaagattcgGAACACAGAGAGTATCACGCAAGATAAAAGTTCGATTGGGTGAGTGTATAGCTAAAGAACCAACATGTGAAACAGCCAAACCTGAACCATCACCCAGAACCACTTCATCGGTGCCGTCATATTCGGAGTGAATAGATAAATTCTGAAGATCACCAGTGATATTGTGGGAGGCAGCGGAATCAAGGAGCCATTTTTGCTCTTTCATGGTAGAAGTTGTTGCACTGTTTGCAGTAATTTCACTGGGCTTCAGCTGAGGACAATTTTTGGCCGTATGGCCCAACTCATCACAGAATTGGCATTTGGGCCTATAAGGCCGCTGGTTGTTGCTGGGCCGATTGGAACCATTTGGACGTCGACCATCACGATTTCCATTTCGGGCTGGAGCTTGCCCAGACTGACGCTGAGGCCCATTTGGCTTGCTATAGCTGCGTTGTTGACCTCCCGAAGAACCAGACTTCCTGGTTGTATAGTTTGCAGCGGCTACCAGTTGCTGAGTAGCAGTTTCAAGGCGGCGCAGATAATGTTCATGGCCGACCAGAAGATCGTGGAGCTCCTCAAAGGCAAGAGACTTTTCGCGAGCTCGGATTGGTGCTGCAATTTCCCTGAAATCAGAACCTAAGCCATTTAGCACATAGAGGGTTAGGTCATCATCAGAAATGGGGTGGTCAATAATGGCAATTTCGTCTGCCAGAGACTTCACAGCATGTAGATAATCAGAGATAGGCCGATTTCCACGCTGTATTAAGGTGAGTTCCTCTTTTAATTGCATAGCCCGAGTTCGGGATTTGCTAGCATAGAGGGTGTTCAATTTTTGCCAAGCCTCATGGGATGTTTTTGCTGTTGCAATGAGTGGGGTGATGGTGGGGGAAGTGGAAGCAAGAAGGGCACTGAGTATAAGTTTGTCTTGCCGAACCCAATGAGTTTTGTGTAGGGCAGAAACAGAGGGATCACTCGGAGAGGGGCATTGAGAGATACCAGTGACATAATCAAGCAAATCATATCCTATGAGTAAGGCTTCAAATTGAGCACGCCATTGAGGAAAAGTAGAAGGAGTCAATTTTTCATTAATCTGGGCAGTTATATTGAGAGCAACAAGAGTGGTTTCAGTGGAGGAAATGGGGTGGGTGTTGAGATGAATTTGAGGTTGTTCGGGTGAGGAAGACATTGGTGAAATGGGAGGGATCGACTCGTTGGAGATGGGCTcttctgataccatatagaGAAATATACTGCTTGATTAAATAAACTATTTCCTCATCTTTATTCAATTGATCTGTACGTAAATATATACAACATCACAGAGAACTATTTTAGGAAATATTTACAGCAATTACTATGACAAAATAACTATACACCAATCTCGGCTAATAATCACATAAATAGAAACAGATCAAAGACTTTATTCAAATGGCTTGATTGTAGGCTGAAATCATGAAGATTTGACTTGATCTTGATTTTGGCAATCTGCCTTAATATGGGGCTCCAATATGATGCTAACATATGATGTATCAATACAATTTTTGGTGAGTACTGATCCTTGACAACTCAGCCTATATTTCGGCGTTaatgaggatttttttttttataatttattggagaaattctgaaatgtgttttttattgggttttctAAGGTACATATATAAGAGAagttaatgatatatatatatatatatatatatatatatatatattttaaatatgttttgtatATAGATTTATGAAAGTAGATAGCTAGGAAGAGTTGAGATCAAGTGGTTTGAATATATTCTTTAAgatattttgttttggtttttgtatttatgatttttcactGAAATCTAGGTAAATGATTAattgaaaagttaaaataataaattttttgagaTTGAGAAAGGGTTGGTTTAAGAGTATTGGCATTGGATTGATCATCttaatcttcaaaatttgaagaatatgtaattttttaacttttaaccaATCACTCAATACTTAAAATCTATATTAGATTAGCCATCAcattttctataataataaaatattattagtttttattatttatatttttttattaatttttttaattattttttgaattttattttcataatctccaataattatattcattttcattttcactatTTAACAATCTAcggactatgtttcaaagtaCGTGGTAAAAtttcaaatgtaaataaaaattctaaatgtAAAACctataaagtctcatatttataatataataatctatatTTCAAAGTTAATCCAAGTACAgattaaaattcaaactttgaCCACTATCAGACAATGTCATGATGGGCTTTGTGTGGTTTTCTATCGTCCTTCTGTTCGTCCTTTTGTCTGAAAAATGTTAAGCTAGCATTCAAGTATTGGAAAAATTCAGCCTGGCTTTCAAGCGTCTCAGATGAGATATATTGATAATGGTGGGAAATTTCTTTTATCGCACAACAGTCAATTTTCTTTTGGCTTCCACCCAACCTCAGATGTTACATTATTTCTACTAGTAACCATTCACACGCAGAATTCAAGAGTAGTTTGGTCTACCAATAGAAGTTTCCCAATTGCAAATTCTGATAGTTTTGCGTTTGATGAAAAGGGGAGTGTGTTCTTGCCAAAAAGAGAGCGTGGTTAATTTGGTCAGTAGAAACTGGTGACAGTGGAGTTTCTGTAATGAAGAAGGCCGCACAGGCGAAAGGAGAATgcgggagagagagggaagaagaagagctgTGGGAAGTGagtgaaaatataataaaaaatagatttagatTTGCTACAGTACTcttcatatttgaaaaaaaagaatagaattacTATAGCTTATATTTTAGATGACATGAGTTTGACTAATTCAATGTGGGCCAAATGTGAtgatattcttcaaattttgaagatgaaaatgCATCTAGCTAAGCCAATACTAATGTTCTAATTTGAAgtcgattttttattttttatttttaaagattttttcaaaatggaATTCACCTAACATGGCCTGAAACATGTTATTGCGATACCATCCATGTCCTAAAACACAGCCTAAACCATGGCATTGTGATAAGAATTAGAAGATCACCTCACTATCAGTTTGCACTGCTTGATTGCTTCGAAATCAAATCAATAGGCCATGTCTATAGTTTCTTAACAGTATTAATTAGCAGtagaataataatgaataatttgtgaataatactaaaatagtttgaaaatatctGAGATCAGTACTTATGTTTCCAAATATAGCCTTGACTTACACCATATACCTGCCTATTTTTAAAAATCCTAAATCTAAACGTTTAACTTCTAACTAGGCGTTAAAATAATGGTtgcttttttaattaaaaaaatgatgacgCCACAATTATTTGTGTCACTTCTTTCTAATTTTATCTGAAATAGATAGAGTTacaagaatattattattttatataattataagtaaattataaaagaattatataccCCTATATATCATTACTACTCATTCCACAGGCAAATCCAGGGCCCAAGGATAAGGGATGGGTCGGACTAAGAAACCCAAGATGAGTAGCAGCTGGACAACACACACTAGTTAGGGGTTGTGGGGTGGATTGCCTAACAGCTCTATTGGCCGACAACTCCTACCGTGCAAGGATAAGGATAGCTCTTGTCCCTGAACCCCGGCGATTGGGCATGTCTCAAGAGTGAATGTGTCTGACCGAGGCCACGCAGCATTAAATGAGATACAGAGATTGGCATGCCACAACGAGAGAGCCATGCTACATTCAATGAAGCCTGGGGGCAAGCACACCATGACGTGCCTCCTAGGATGCCAGTAGCCGCCACAATCATGCCTTGTGAGACTGTCGCATAGCAGAGAGCTGACAGGGAGACATGACCCGAGTATGGAGTGACACCCCCATGATCCCCCTTGCAAGGGGGAACCCCAACCAGGTATATATACCATCTTCCTTAGTGAGGGAAGGACTCTCTCAAACACTTTGATACTCAAGCTTTCATAATCCTCACACGAGAATCACATACTGACTTTAACATCGGAGGCATCCTCCACCACCCTGAAGCTCTCACTTCGTCATAGCTCGAGGTGATAGTTCCCAAATGACATAGTACCACTCGATGGAGTTTTATTTGAGCAAATATTATTACGACtgaattttttttaggaaaatgtcatcattcattcataaagAGAAACTTACATCCACAATCGGATATATGTAGAAATATCCTCATATCAACCATTTAGATCTCTACCAGTACActattttcttttgtgattGATCTGACATTTATTATTGCTAATACTCTTTACAGACAAATGATGacattttttaggaaaatgtcatcattcattcataaagAGAAACTTACATCCACAATCGGATATATGTAGAAATATCCTCATATCAACTATTTAGATCTCTACCAGTACActattttcttttgtgattGATCTGACATTTATTATTGCTAATACTCTTTACAAACAAATGTCTAAGAGACAGCACTTTGCCTAAATAGAAACTTAACATCACCCTTTATATAAATGAATGACTCAACAATCATCCAAAAGAcaaacttctttttttatttttactatataataatgaAAACAAGAACGAAAAAACTATGACAGATTATAGTTTGGACCAACTGTGGTAGACTTTGGAATATGTGATGGTGAGTGAATGCAACATACTTGTTTATTTTCAGCCACAAAAGTTAGATCTAAAGATGGCGATTTCGGTGATCCAGTGCGTGCGGTAAGAAAAGCTATCGGAAGGGCTAGGTGATGCGTAAAGACCACACGCAATTATAACTAGTACATGAGGACCATGCACTCTGATTTTTGCAAAATCGTTATTATCTTCCGAATGATTTACGAACTAGGGTCTTCTTATACTGTGTGTGTCTTTCGAGAGTTGTCAGAAATCTATGAATTTGACTTTTTCAGCTTTGAAAGaagtaaaataaactaaaaaatgagGAAATGAAAGGGAGGAGGAGACATCTCGAagcttttagagagagagagagagagagagagagaatattaatgTTACCGCTGATGTTGGACCTAGGTAGCTCTTTTTATGCGTTTGTCCTTCTCATATTTTAGGCTAATTAATTagattttctttactttttggtTTGTGAACTCAACTAATTGGTAGTTTATTTTCAGAAAAGTAGCAACCTGTAGGCCGAAATCTCTAATCGATCATGGTATATATGTTTCGATCCAGTACGTACGCATTTAGGATTATTTGCTCTCTGGCGGCTGGCCTCTCTTTTTTTCTGAAAGTATCTTCAACATATATTTTGTAACATGCAGTACGTGAGAAAAAGATCAGAGCATGCAAGCAGCATTCCCgagaaacatatataattaaactaTTAAAGAGGGAGTCCTAACCTGAAACCATTGTACTTCTGTTTGCATCTTCAAAGCTGCACCTGTGATGTGATCAAGCGGAGAGAATTCTGTTAACATCCCTGCTACATGCAATATGTTATTTCCGAGATTATCTCGACTTGATAGTAATCTAGCTTTCGTCCCTGAAAAATCGTATATCATTCCAAAGATTTTAGCCTGTCGATGTTGGACAGCGGACATAAGTACGTTTCTTCTTTTGCCATCTCGGACCCAGTACAAGAGCTCTGTGTTTCTGCACACAATAATGTCAATAAAACCAACCATTCCCGCTCTCACAGCACTGAAGATTGCTCGTGCAACACCACTTTCTACCCCGATTTTATCCATGACAATCCTCTCTATATCGACTCCAACATAGTAAACACAAGGCCTCGGTATTCGTCTTTGATCGACTGGATCCCGATCTCATGATCAGTTAAACGCTGGGATCCTTTGACAGAACGAAAACATCGTCAATTTAACCGTGTgaaactataaatagaatacaaaacaaaaaagagtaataaaaaaataaagttgaaaaagtaaaaCCCAGAAATTATGGTAATTCATGGAAGGGAATCTACCCACTTGAAAATGGTTAAAAGCAATAGAACTGGTAGTGTAAAGTCAAAGATAATTTACTCGCGACTCAAAACATTATAAAATtagtaataaaagaaaaataataattaggcGTAATTTCCTAGGCAATATTTTGAACTTTGGACAAATATATTAAGACTGCATGATCACATGCATATGGAGTTAAAACATGTTAATAGAAAATCAAATAAACTTGTTTGGCAGCTCAAGTACTTCCCCATAGATTACAAGTACTTGAttgaaatcttatttcctaattGATCATAAGGACCATCCAAGTTTCGTCATTGAGTTGTAATTAGTATAGAGTATAATGATTTCTTATAGTAAGCTGAGTACTTATGGGATACTTTTGTAACACTTAATTAATTTAgcatattttcataaataatctCTTCTTATGTAAGTAGATGTGGCATATTCCTGATCTCCAAGTTAGAACTACCATTTCAGTGCTTCGTCATCATCAGTTACGGCAATGCATAAATTGATCACTTCTACATAGTTAGATTTTTTGCTTCACTTTGTCATCGGTCATAAATCTGAAAACTCGCCCGATCCTAGGGCTGAGCAACCAGGTAccggaccgggtatccgggtatacccggcccggaacccggattctaaatccgggttatgacccgggctggaacccggattgattcgggtttttacaacccggaaatccgggttccggcctctacccggatttttttttttttttttcaaaataaataaaaaatttaattctgTAAAATAAGCTAATATAGTGATAATCCCCGAAAATCCGTAAGTCCAAGTTAAGATCCCTAGCTAATctggtgaatttttttttttttgaagaaggaATATGGTGATTGAATCAAACATTCCGACCCAAACGTATAAAAATGATTGCCTTAAGGAAAAACTGAaataacaactatatatatataaatatatatatatatatatatattaatttgaatGAATTAATACTCTAAAAACTCCGAAACTCACCACAACTCCCTTGGTCTTTGACGCCAACAACGGCACCATCTTTCCTCCAATCAACGGACTGGGGCAACTTATTGCCGACACGAGGCTCGTATCGGTCACTCCTCGGCCTCAAAAGCCTCCCTCAGAAACGGACTTCGTTCCCAAGTAGGTGGCCCGGTACTCCTCGTTAGTCAGATCAGCGAACCGGTTCAAGCCGAGCTTGTAGGTCCGGTTCTTCTCTGCAGCGTTGTGCTCGTCGATGAACCGGagattgtccttgaagatctcgaacctcttctccttctcccCGATGGCGTTGTAAGCCTTGCCGTGCTTCGCGAGCCACGCCTCGTATATCGTCATCACTTCGCCGTCGGTCCTCGGACTCGACCCGTGGCTGTGATTCTTGTCGTATGCGATGATCGACATGTCCAAGGCAGTCGACAGCGTGAATATCATCATTAAGAGGAAGATCACCATGGTTGATGGGGATCTACAGAAACCCatgatttttcttcctttcttttgggTGTGGACGGTAGAAAAGGGAATCGGAGTTTGTGCGTGGGAAGCAAAGAGGGAATGGTGAGCTTTATAATA includes:
- the LOC122291378 gene encoding uncharacterized protein LOC122291378 translates to MDKIGVESGVARAIFSAVRAGMVGFIDIIVCRNTELLYWVRDGKRRNVLMSAVQHRQAKIFGMIYDFSGTKARLLSSRDNLGNNILHVAGMLTEFSPLDHITGAALKMQTEVQWFQGVENLCNPMYKNERNYAGLTPKQVFMRTHTKLTKEGEQWMKDTSSSCTVVGALIVTITFAAAFTVSGSND